A single Arachnia propionica DNA region contains:
- a CDS encoding DUF2510 domain-containing protein, translating to MSTPGWYPDPRDDGQERFWSGTEWTAQVRPTETLSGARVHSVMVPPPSPRRSNTVLWGVLTLVLALLGGGSWWLSTAVGPAPATSPSATGPVPHPPASRFPTGHGHDHESSAAPSSPAATQDPGSLKVGDVLRGTPDCPNTATDSTGALGEDGRITSAGGLSFPAIAGFTPTKLDYGFIHQANTVVKRYPESNNLMAAVAVGTLETSEGFAEVIPAAARVVSCLLGRSVFHQPGTMAEIVEINHDPRAAAVWLNTRIQISGIAGVNTNNISVFTHLADNGIMHVALVVEPDHDPEGDTAIWTAIEDLRLP from the coding sequence ATGTCAACACCAGGTTGGTACCCGGATCCGCGTGACGATGGTCAGGAGCGGTTCTGGAGCGGCACCGAGTGGACGGCGCAGGTGAGACCGACGGAGACCCTGTCAGGTGCCAGAGTGCATTCCGTGATGGTTCCGCCACCGTCCCCCAGGCGGAGCAACACGGTTCTGTGGGGCGTGTTGACGCTGGTTCTGGCTTTGCTGGGCGGGGGCAGCTGGTGGTTGTCGACGGCCGTCGGCCCGGCTCCCGCCACGAGTCCTTCAGCAACCGGGCCGGTCCCGCACCCGCCCGCCAGCCGTTTCCCCACAGGACACGGACACGATCACGAGTCCTCTGCCGCCCCGTCTTCCCCAGCCGCGACACAGGATCCGGGATCCCTGAAGGTCGGCGACGTTCTCCGCGGCACCCCGGACTGCCCGAACACGGCCACGGATTCAACCGGCGCGCTCGGCGAGGACGGACGCATCACGTCCGCGGGCGGGTTGAGTTTTCCCGCCATAGCAGGATTCACCCCAACCAAGCTGGACTACGGGTTCATCCACCAGGCCAACACCGTCGTGAAACGCTACCCGGAGAGCAACAACCTGATGGCTGCGGTGGCCGTTGGAACCCTCGAGACCTCCGAAGGATTCGCGGAGGTCATTCCCGCCGCTGCGCGCGTCGTCAGCTGCCTGCTGGGACGTAGTGTCTTCCACCAGCCCGGCACCATGGCCGAGATCGTCGAAATCAACCACGACCCCAGGGCCGCAGCCGTGTGGCTGAACACGAGGATCCAGATAAGCGGGATCGCAGGGGTGAACACCAACAACATCTCGGTGTTCACCCATCTCGCAGACAACGGGATCATGCATGTGGCGCTGGTCGTCGAACCGGATCACGACCCGGAGGGTGATACCGCGATCTGGACGGCCATCGAGGACCTGCGGCTGCCCTGA
- a CDS encoding DUF2510 domain-containing protein has protein sequence MAAPPGWYPDPQNPHRKRYWDGIRWTVHVQNPPTHQTASSATPPDPQPVQPQVRSEQSGYPQPQARPVSASFPPKKSRNVVLWMATGMVITLFIVGGLLFLLNNRSQPTSQPSPSASQDGASPTASASGSSDAGIKVGYAVRGESNCPTTANDAQGVLTDGRITSPGGLSYPEIQGFSPSPINYGFIHQSNTMTKTYSGQEGQAVVTVGTLKTEDGFGEATSSALRVVRCVISNPKFYSNNPTAEVTQITENKDDGTVVLQVHIPTEGRTGNAGDRLAVAIYPEKSRKQVVLSLVPQDDSSALEAVNTALAGLSLNS, from the coding sequence ATGGCTGCTCCCCCCGGCTGGTATCCGGATCCCCAGAACCCCCATCGCAAACGCTACTGGGACGGCATCCGCTGGACGGTGCACGTGCAGAATCCGCCCACCCACCAGACGGCATCATCGGCCACACCACCCGACCCACAGCCCGTTCAGCCGCAGGTGCGATCCGAACAGTCCGGCTACCCGCAGCCCCAGGCCCGACCGGTTTCGGCATCCTTCCCCCCCAAGAAGTCCCGGAACGTCGTGCTGTGGATGGCGACGGGGATGGTCATCACCCTGTTCATCGTGGGCGGGCTGCTGTTCCTGTTGAACAACCGGTCACAGCCCACGAGCCAGCCGAGCCCCTCCGCCTCGCAGGACGGAGCGTCCCCGACCGCGAGTGCCTCGGGAAGTTCCGATGCGGGAATCAAGGTGGGTTATGCGGTGCGTGGGGAGAGCAACTGCCCGACAACGGCAAATGATGCCCAGGGGGTACTGACCGATGGGCGCATCACGTCCCCGGGAGGCCTCAGCTACCCGGAGATCCAGGGTTTCTCTCCCTCGCCGATCAACTACGGCTTCATCCACCAGTCAAACACAATGACGAAAACCTATTCGGGTCAAGAGGGGCAGGCCGTGGTTACCGTCGGCACCCTGAAGACCGAGGATGGCTTCGGCGAGGCCACCAGCAGCGCACTCCGGGTCGTTCGATGTGTGATAAGCAACCCGAAGTTCTACAGCAACAACCCGACGGCCGAGGTGACCCAGATCACGGAGAACAAGGATGACGGGACCGTAGTGCTCCAGGTCCACATCCCCACCGAGGGCAGAACCGGAAACGCGGGAGACAGACTTGCCGTGGCGATCTACCCGGAGAAGTCGCGCAAACAGGTGGTTCTTTCGCTCGTCCCCCAGGACGATTCCTCGGCCCTGGAAGCCGTCAACACCGCTCTGGCCGGGCTCAGCCTGAATTCGTAA
- a CDS encoding DUF2510 domain-containing protein: MATPGWYPDPDGSSTPRYWNGEDWEESSRGRTNTRSATRSNAWILGVGALTLLIVVSVILWQPWKSNPWSSPTDNNSSRPTGRQWDETAPSESPTSPQPSDGRGRPTACPIAQNPSPPAPKDNWFSSGGIRYQGVPGWRTNKGNYIDFASERSGQDDHVTESWVSVTAIGQLSKTDYSADTRIAAKQLISCLSTSYYYKYLDRVESLEDKSFRTADGVEGWLIRANFWNKPGYHTVLGDEVVVVILDQGAPNTITLFSTQAPIGDSARQEMVKKSLDSLGRG; this comes from the coding sequence ATGGCAACGCCCGGCTGGTACCCCGACCCTGATGGTTCCAGCACCCCCCGCTACTGGAACGGCGAGGACTGGGAGGAATCCTCCCGGGGAAGGACCAACACTCGTTCCGCGACCCGGAGCAACGCCTGGATTCTCGGTGTGGGTGCGCTCACGCTGCTGATCGTGGTTTCCGTGATCCTCTGGCAACCCTGGAAGAGCAACCCCTGGAGCTCCCCCACGGACAACAACTCGTCCCGCCCAACCGGCCGTCAGTGGGATGAGACCGCACCTTCCGAGTCCCCGACCTCCCCCCAACCATCCGATGGCCGAGGCCGCCCCACAGCGTGCCCGATAGCCCAAAACCCCTCCCCTCCGGCCCCAAAGGACAACTGGTTCTCCTCCGGAGGCATCAGGTACCAAGGGGTTCCCGGCTGGAGGACCAACAAGGGAAACTACATCGACTTCGCCTCGGAACGCTCCGGCCAAGACGACCATGTGACGGAATCCTGGGTGTCCGTGACCGCGATCGGGCAGCTGTCGAAGACGGACTACAGCGCCGACACCAGGATCGCGGCCAAACAACTGATCAGCTGCCTGTCGACCTCCTACTACTACAAATACCTGGATCGGGTCGAGTCACTGGAGGACAAGTCCTTCCGCACCGCCGACGGAGTAGAAGGATGGCTGATCAGAGCAAACTTCTGGAACAAACCCGGCTACCACACCGTACTCGGCGACGAAGTGGTGGTGGTCATCCTCGACCAGGGAGCCCCCAACACCATCACCCTCTTCAGCACCCAGGCGCCCATAGGCGACTCCGCCCGACAGGAGATGGTCAAGAAGAGCCTGGATTCCCTGGGCCGAGGCTGA
- a CDS encoding DUF2510 domain-containing protein yields MATPGWYPDPDGSDTPRYWNGEDWEESSRGRTNTRSATRSNAWILGVGALTLLIVVSVILWQPWKSNPWSSPTDNNSSRPTGRQWDETAPSESPTSPQPSDGRGRPTACPIAQNPSPPAPKDNWFSSGGIRYQGVPGWRTNKASYIDFASERSGQDDHVTESWVSVTAIGQLSKTDYSADTRIAAKQLISCLSTSYYYKYLDRVESLEDKSFRTADGVEGWLIRANFWNKPGHYTVLGDEVVVVILDQGAPNTITLFHTQAPIGDSARQEMVKKSLDSLGRG; encoded by the coding sequence ATGGCAACGCCCGGCTGGTACCCCGACCCTGATGGTTCCGACACCCCCCGCTACTGGAACGGCGAGGACTGGGAGGAATCCTCCCGGGGAAGGACCAACACTCGTTCCGCGACCCGGAGCAACGCCTGGATTCTCGGTGTGGGTGCGCTCACGCTGCTGATCGTGGTTTCCGTGATCCTCTGGCAACCCTGGAAGAGCAACCCCTGGAGCTCCCCCACGGACAACAACTCGTCCCGCCCAACCGGCCGTCAGTGGGATGAGACCGCACCTTCCGAGTCCCCGACCTCCCCCCAACCATCCGATGGCCGAGGCCGCCCCACAGCGTGCCCGATAGCCCAAAACCCCTCCCCTCCGGCCCCAAAGGACAACTGGTTCTCCTCCGGAGGCATCAGGTACCAAGGGGTTCCCGGCTGGAGGACCAACAAGGCAAGCTACATCGACTTCGCCTCGGAACGCTCCGGCCAAGACGACCATGTGACGGAATCCTGGGTGTCCGTGACCGCGATCGGGCAGCTGTCGAAGACGGACTACAGCGCCGACACCAGGATCGCGGCCAAACAACTGATCAGCTGCCTGTCGACCTCCTACTACTACAAATACCTGGATCGGGTCGAGTCACTGGAGGACAAGTCCTTCCGCACCGCCGACGGAGTAGAAGGATGGCTGATCAGAGCAAACTTCTGGAACAAACCCGGCCACTACACCGTACTCGGCGACGAAGTGGTGGTGGTCATCCTCGACCAGGGAGCCCCCAACACCATCACCCTCTTCCACACTCAGGCGCCCATCGGCGACTCCGCCCGACAGGAGATGGTCAAGAAGAGCCTGGATTCCCTGGGCCGAGGCTGA
- a CDS encoding glutamine synthetase family protein yields MEERDIRFVRLWFTDVLGSLKSVAIAPAEVEGAIAEGVGFDGSAIEGFARVYESDMVVHPDPSTFQVLPWRQTERGTARMLCDIQLPDGTPSFADPRHVLKRALKKAADMGFTFYIHPEIEFFLLGQLNPPVPLDDGGYFDHTTLGDGTDFRRDAITMLEQMGISVEFSHHEGSPGQHEIDLRYADALTMADNIMTFRVVIREVAVSQGIHATFMPKPFTEHAGSGMHTHMSLFEGDTNIFHDGADEYRLSKTARQFVAGLLRHAPEITAVTNQWVNSYKRLMGGSEAPTCACWGRANRSALIRVPQFSPGKASSARIEYRAPDPACNPYLAFALMLNAGLAGIENEYPLPEETEDAVWRLTEKERRSMGIKSLPRSLDGALRVMEGSELAAETLGEHVFDYFMRNKRAEFEAYRRQVTPWEIARHIRVL; encoded by the coding sequence ATGGAAGAACGGGACATTCGTTTCGTACGTCTCTGGTTCACCGACGTGCTGGGGTCGTTGAAGTCGGTGGCCATCGCCCCTGCCGAGGTCGAGGGTGCCATAGCGGAGGGGGTCGGTTTCGACGGCTCGGCCATCGAGGGATTTGCCCGGGTCTACGAATCCGACATGGTCGTCCATCCGGACCCGTCGACCTTCCAGGTGCTGCCGTGGCGGCAGACGGAACGCGGCACGGCCAGGATGCTGTGCGACATCCAGCTGCCTGACGGAACCCCGAGTTTCGCGGATCCCCGGCACGTGCTGAAACGAGCGCTGAAGAAGGCCGCCGACATGGGGTTCACCTTCTACATCCACCCGGAGATCGAGTTCTTCCTGCTCGGTCAGCTCAACCCGCCGGTCCCTCTCGACGACGGCGGCTACTTCGACCACACCACCCTCGGCGACGGAACCGATTTCAGGCGCGACGCCATCACTATGCTGGAGCAGATGGGGATCTCCGTGGAGTTCAGCCACCACGAGGGATCACCCGGGCAGCACGAGATCGACCTCCGCTACGCGGATGCCCTGACCATGGCGGACAACATCATGACCTTCCGGGTCGTCATCCGGGAGGTGGCTGTCTCCCAGGGCATCCACGCGACGTTCATGCCGAAACCCTTCACGGAACACGCCGGATCCGGCATGCACACCCACATGTCGCTGTTCGAGGGGGACACCAACATCTTCCACGACGGCGCCGACGAGTACCGGTTGTCGAAGACGGCCCGGCAGTTCGTCGCGGGGCTGCTGAGACACGCTCCGGAGATCACCGCCGTGACCAACCAGTGGGTCAACTCCTACAAACGCCTCATGGGAGGTTCGGAGGCACCCACCTGCGCCTGCTGGGGCCGGGCCAACCGATCCGCGCTGATCCGGGTGCCTCAGTTCTCGCCGGGCAAAGCGAGTTCGGCCCGCATCGAGTACCGCGCCCCGGATCCGGCCTGCAATCCCTATCTGGCCTTCGCGCTCATGCTGAACGCCGGGCTGGCGGGGATCGAGAACGAATACCCGTTGCCGGAGGAAACCGAGGACGCCGTCTGGCGACTGACCGAGAAAGAACGCCGGTCGATGGGGATCAAATCCCTGCCGCGCAGCCTCGACGGGGCGCTGCGGGTGATGGAGGGCTCGGAGCTCGCGGCGGAAACGCTCGGGGAGCACGTCTTCGACTACTTCATGCGGAACAAACGCGCCGAGTTCGAGGCCTACCGCAGGCAGGTAACCCCGTGGGAGATCGCACGGCACATCAGGGTGCTGTGA
- a CDS encoding sterol carrier family protein — MFSADEKTIAELRDLRECLAAIDPAEATVLGLALEGELSRRTPDLTRVLLRAADSAGKHGLALGRTLTAACCRAFCARLGDLHPGAAIEVRVPPWAAVQVSFGNGPKHTRGTPPNVVEMEPSTLLGLATGQLCWAEAEVKVSGSQAERVAAAFPLTAP; from the coding sequence ATGTTCAGCGCTGACGAGAAGACCATCGCAGAGTTGCGGGATCTCCGCGAATGCCTGGCCGCCATTGACCCCGCCGAGGCCACCGTCCTGGGCCTGGCGCTCGAGGGCGAACTGAGCCGACGCACCCCGGACCTGACACGGGTGCTGCTGCGCGCCGCGGATTCCGCGGGGAAACACGGCCTGGCCCTGGGCCGGACCTTGACGGCCGCATGTTGCCGTGCTTTCTGCGCACGGCTGGGCGATCTCCATCCGGGTGCCGCAATCGAGGTGCGGGTCCCGCCCTGGGCCGCGGTTCAGGTGAGTTTCGGGAACGGCCCGAAACACACCCGGGGGACGCCCCCGAACGTAGTGGAGATGGAACCCTCCACCCTCCTGGGCCTGGCCACCGGGCAGCTCTGCTGGGCAGAGGCCGAAGTGAAGGTGTCAGGTTCCCAAGCGGAGCGGGTGGCTGCGGCGTTTCCCCTCACAGCACCCTGA
- a CDS encoding bifunctional [glutamine synthetase] adenylyltransferase/[glutamine synthetase]-adenylyl-L-tyrosine phosphorylase, which produces MNRVSTKVGEFARRGFESPSNAARVWQDWCARLGTEPPVPLQAFTRAADRDQALECMAGIGEREPTLLPRIAADPGWLARVLLVLGGSSVLARFLVKNPMELEVLASEPGPRRAGWRDYIRARAVNDSGQIDTNLLRRANHAALVQVAARDLASEDPMALVDDIASELSHLADAILECALECARAEVPGSSSVRIAVVTMGKAGAEELNYISDVDVIHIAEPAEGVDHEEAMRVGARVVAAMARICSAHTSEGTIWPVDAALRPEGNAGPLVRSLASCATYYGKWAKNWEFQALLKARPAAGDRELGQAFCDMVSPLVWEAAQRPGFLPDVRAMRNRVISLIPAKEADREIKLGVGGLRDTEFTVQLLQLVHGRGDERVRARGTFEALRALVAFGYIGRDDGADMARAYRVQRVLEHRVQLRRLRRTHLVPDDEPGWVHLARTTGRTPDEVRDMWRGSTRAVEKLQQRIFFSPLLDAVSAIPTAELRLSTDAAQERLRVLGFEDAHAALGHIQALTNGSTRAVEIQRQLMPAMLGWFAEGPNPDYGLLAFRQLSEALGTSSWYLRALRDEGWMAQRLARIASSSRYVVNLLMRAPEMVQMLASSENLELRPRELLSRSMSRDIGRASDKAAAVASVRALRRSELCRIALADVLGAADVTTVGLALSDLAGATLDAALELARREVEAPPVGVIGMGRWSGYELGYASDTDAMFVIPDGSGPEEQAAATRLVRLACDLVGNPGPDPAMVVDTGLRPEGKGGPLVRTVSSYLTYYAKWSSVWEAQALLRARPAAGEQELASAVLGELDGLRYPDGGLTTAQVAEIRRLKSRMETERIPRGMDKERHLKLGSGGLSDVEWAVQLLQLQHAGARPALRTSSTLQAIDAAEGLELLTAKQATDLREGWLHVSRVRNAIMLVRGRPGDALPVDYREQSAVAELAGYGPGQRSRLVDDTIRVMRRASRVVNRVFWDEMPEE; this is translated from the coding sequence GTGAACAGGGTCAGCACCAAGGTGGGTGAGTTCGCGCGGCGAGGTTTCGAGTCCCCCAGCAACGCAGCGCGGGTGTGGCAGGACTGGTGTGCACGGCTGGGAACCGAACCGCCGGTGCCCCTGCAGGCGTTCACCCGGGCCGCCGACCGGGACCAGGCTCTGGAGTGCATGGCGGGCATCGGGGAACGGGAGCCCACCCTGCTCCCACGAATAGCGGCTGACCCGGGATGGCTGGCCCGGGTGTTGCTCGTGCTTGGGGGGTCCTCCGTGCTCGCGCGGTTCCTGGTGAAGAATCCCATGGAGCTCGAGGTACTCGCATCCGAACCCGGGCCGCGGAGAGCAGGCTGGCGGGACTACATCCGGGCGCGTGCCGTGAACGACTCCGGACAGATTGACACGAACCTGCTTCGCCGGGCGAACCACGCCGCCCTGGTGCAGGTGGCGGCCAGGGACCTGGCCAGCGAGGACCCCATGGCCCTGGTCGATGACATCGCCTCCGAACTGAGTCACCTGGCCGATGCGATCCTCGAATGCGCCCTCGAGTGCGCGCGGGCCGAAGTGCCCGGATCCTCCTCGGTGCGGATCGCAGTGGTGACAATGGGGAAAGCCGGGGCCGAGGAACTCAACTACATCTCGGACGTCGACGTGATCCACATCGCCGAACCCGCCGAGGGGGTTGATCACGAGGAGGCCATGAGGGTGGGGGCGAGGGTCGTTGCCGCCATGGCCCGGATCTGTTCGGCACACACATCTGAGGGCACCATATGGCCGGTCGACGCCGCCCTGCGCCCCGAGGGCAATGCCGGTCCCCTGGTGCGCAGCCTCGCTTCCTGCGCCACCTACTACGGAAAGTGGGCGAAGAACTGGGAGTTCCAGGCCCTCCTGAAGGCGCGTCCCGCGGCGGGGGACCGGGAGCTGGGGCAGGCCTTCTGCGACATGGTGTCCCCGCTTGTGTGGGAGGCGGCGCAGCGTCCGGGATTCCTGCCGGACGTGCGTGCCATGAGGAACCGGGTCATCTCCCTGATCCCCGCCAAGGAGGCTGACCGGGAAATCAAACTCGGTGTCGGGGGGCTGCGGGACACCGAGTTCACCGTGCAGCTTCTGCAACTCGTCCACGGCAGGGGAGACGAACGGGTGCGTGCCCGCGGCACCTTCGAGGCGCTGCGTGCCCTGGTCGCCTTCGGCTACATCGGCCGAGATGATGGCGCTGACATGGCCAGGGCCTACCGGGTCCAGCGGGTGCTGGAACACCGTGTTCAGCTCCGCAGATTGCGTCGCACCCACCTGGTGCCGGATGACGAACCGGGTTGGGTTCATCTGGCCCGCACCACTGGTAGAACTCCCGACGAGGTCAGGGACATGTGGCGTGGCAGCACCCGTGCGGTGGAGAAACTGCAGCAACGCATTTTCTTCTCCCCACTGCTCGACGCGGTCTCCGCCATTCCCACGGCGGAGCTGCGGCTTTCGACGGATGCGGCCCAGGAACGCCTGCGGGTGCTCGGTTTCGAGGACGCCCACGCCGCTCTGGGACACATCCAGGCCCTGACGAACGGCTCGACCAGGGCGGTCGAGATCCAGCGGCAGCTCATGCCCGCCATGCTGGGCTGGTTCGCGGAGGGCCCGAATCCCGATTACGGCCTGCTCGCCTTCCGGCAGCTCTCCGAGGCGCTGGGAACCAGCTCCTGGTACCTGCGGGCGCTGCGTGACGAGGGATGGATGGCTCAGCGACTGGCACGCATCGCGTCCTCCAGCCGCTACGTGGTCAATCTGCTGATGCGGGCTCCTGAGATGGTGCAGATGCTCGCCAGCAGTGAGAATCTGGAACTCCGGCCGCGTGAACTGCTCTCCCGGTCCATGAGCCGGGACATCGGGCGTGCCTCGGACAAAGCCGCCGCGGTGGCGTCGGTCCGGGCGCTGCGCCGCTCCGAGCTGTGCCGGATAGCGCTGGCCGACGTGCTGGGAGCCGCGGACGTCACCACGGTGGGGCTGGCGCTCAGCGATCTTGCGGGAGCAACCCTGGATGCGGCGCTCGAACTCGCCCGTCGGGAGGTGGAGGCACCGCCCGTCGGGGTGATCGGCATGGGGCGTTGGAGCGGATACGAACTCGGTTACGCCTCCGACACCGACGCGATGTTCGTCATTCCCGACGGTTCCGGACCTGAGGAGCAGGCGGCAGCCACCAGGCTCGTTCGCCTGGCGTGCGATCTCGTCGGAAATCCCGGACCCGATCCGGCGATGGTGGTGGACACCGGTCTGCGTCCCGAGGGGAAGGGCGGACCGCTCGTGCGAACCGTTTCCTCCTACCTCACCTACTACGCGAAGTGGTCCTCCGTCTGGGAGGCGCAGGCCCTGTTGCGGGCCCGCCCCGCGGCGGGGGAACAGGAACTGGCATCCGCCGTACTCGGGGAGTTGGACGGGCTGCGATACCCGGACGGGGGCCTCACCACCGCACAGGTGGCGGAGATCCGCCGGTTGAAGTCGCGGATGGAGACCGAACGCATTCCCCGCGGCATGGACAAAGAGCGTCACCTCAAGCTCGGATCAGGTGGTCTGTCGGATGTGGAGTGGGCCGTGCAACTGCTCCAGCTGCAGCACGCCGGGGCCCGGCCTGCGTTGCGCACGTCCTCCACTCTCCAAGCCATTGACGCGGCGGAGGGACTCGAGTTGCTGACCGCCAAACAGGCCACCGACCTGAGAGAGGGATGGTTGCACGTCAGCCGGGTGCGCAACGCCATCATGCTGGTGCGTGGCCGGCCCGGCGATGCCCTGCCCGTCGACTACCGGGAGCAGTCGGCCGTCGCCGAACTGGCTGGATACGGCCCGGGTCAGCGCTCCAGGCTCGTCGACGACACGATCCGGGTCATGCGACGCGCGTCAAGGGTGGTCAACCGGGTGTTCTGGGACGAGATGCCCGAGGAGTGA
- a CDS encoding ABC transporter permease: MTEQQTRRGRLVARAGLWSAYPARTRPVSLVARVLPPLVAVLVALLTWWLLTRVTPAVLLPDPVAVVSRAARWMGSGIAWRYVEPTLVAALLGSALSIAVALPLGFTIAHSRLLAAVAEPFIAFSQTVPLVAIAPLLVLWIGYGTIPVAVLCSVIAFFPMVTTTVVGLRGLDMRVIETAWLDGAGAWRRLVHVEAPMAAPAVLAGVRGGVVLSMTGAIVGEFVMGGQGLGVLLTQSQQAVDTVGVFTVLALLAIIAAVLVSLMGLVERVANRNLQGEHL; encoded by the coding sequence TTGACCGAGCAGCAAACGCGACGTGGCCGGCTCGTCGCCCGGGCCGGGTTGTGGTCCGCCTATCCCGCCCGCACCCGGCCGGTTTCACTCGTAGCGCGTGTCCTGCCCCCACTCGTGGCCGTGCTGGTGGCGCTGCTCACCTGGTGGCTGCTCACCCGGGTCACCCCTGCGGTATTGCTCCCGGACCCGGTGGCCGTGGTCTCTCGTGCCGCCCGCTGGATGGGTTCCGGAATCGCATGGCGCTACGTCGAACCAACCCTGGTGGCGGCGCTTCTCGGATCCGCCCTGTCCATTGCCGTCGCCCTGCCGCTGGGATTCACGATCGCCCACTCACGGCTGCTCGCGGCCGTCGCCGAACCCTTCATAGCCTTTTCCCAGACGGTTCCGCTCGTGGCCATCGCACCGCTGCTGGTGCTGTGGATCGGGTACGGAACCATTCCCGTCGCAGTCCTCTGCTCGGTGATCGCGTTCTTCCCCATGGTCACCACCACCGTCGTGGGATTGCGTGGCCTGGACATGCGCGTGATCGAGACCGCTTGGCTCGACGGGGCGGGAGCTTGGCGGCGCCTCGTCCACGTCGAGGCTCCGATGGCCGCTCCTGCCGTCCTGGCCGGGGTGCGTGGGGGAGTGGTGCTGTCCATGACCGGCGCGATCGTCGGTGAATTCGTCATGGGCGGACAGGGGCTCGGAGTCCTGCTCACCCAGTCCCAGCAGGCAGTGGACACCGTCGGGGTTTTCACTGTCCTGGCCCTACTGGCGATCATCGCAGCCGTTCTCGTGTCCCTGATGGGTCTCGTCGAACGCGTCGCCAACCGAAACCTGCAAGGAGAACACCTATGA
- a CDS encoding ABC transporter substrate-binding protein translates to MKPNRRSFLLGVAALGGTTLAACGGQAGQQNTTTNGTTITVGLTYIPNIQFSPFYVAESEGLFKDAGISLTLRHHGTQEGLFTALAAGEEQVVFASSDEAVVSAAGGMPELRTFATCYRQYPGVILGSGDITDLSGLAGKTLGVQGRYGAGWYTTLVALDRAGLSEDKVGITEIGWTQVAALTTGKTDAVVGFSNNEAVQLKAAGFPYNQLDVVDKEKPNLVGPGLVTREGVLPAEQLKLIAEAVLEAENRILNNPELALRATEAKVPALAEEAQRKQAEAVLEATSKFWLGTDGKASVKVERDDFTRMGEFLARVGIIEAAPENTVLEVG, encoded by the coding sequence ATGAAACCGAACCGTCGCTCTTTCCTCCTCGGTGTCGCCGCCCTCGGCGGGACGACCCTGGCCGCCTGTGGCGGGCAGGCGGGGCAACAGAACACCACCACGAACGGGACGACCATCACGGTGGGGCTCACCTACATTCCGAACATCCAGTTCAGCCCCTTCTACGTAGCCGAATCCGAGGGACTCTTCAAGGACGCCGGAATCAGCCTGACTCTCAGGCACCACGGAACCCAGGAGGGCCTGTTCACCGCACTGGCGGCGGGAGAAGAACAGGTGGTGTTCGCATCCAGCGACGAAGCCGTGGTCTCGGCTGCAGGGGGAATGCCTGAGCTGCGTACCTTTGCCACCTGCTACCGGCAGTACCCGGGGGTGATCCTCGGCTCCGGTGACATCACGGATCTTTCCGGTCTCGCTGGGAAAACCCTGGGGGTGCAGGGGCGGTACGGAGCAGGTTGGTACACAACCCTCGTCGCGCTGGACCGTGCAGGTCTCAGCGAGGACAAGGTGGGCATCACCGAGATCGGGTGGACACAGGTAGCAGCCCTTACCACCGGCAAGACGGATGCCGTCGTGGGGTTCAGCAACAATGAGGCCGTTCAGTTGAAGGCCGCGGGGTTCCCCTACAACCAGCTCGACGTGGTCGACAAGGAGAAACCGAACCTGGTCGGTCCCGGGCTGGTCACCCGGGAGGGTGTCCTTCCCGCCGAACAGCTCAAACTTATCGCGGAGGCCGTTCTCGAGGCGGAGAACCGGATCCTGAACAACCCCGAACTGGCTCTCAGGGCCACCGAGGCGAAGGTCCCCGCCCTCGCGGAGGAAGCCCAGCGGAAACAAGCGGAAGCGGTCCTCGAGGCCACCAGCAAATTCTGGTTGGGGACGGACGGAAAGGCCTCGGTGAAGGTCGAGCGGGACGACTTCACCCGGATGGGGGAGTTCCTCGCCCGAGTCGGGATCATCGAGGCCGCCCCCGAGAACACGGTCCTGGAAGTGGGCTGA